aattcatatgaaacaatgcaatggatgaaatgaatgcagaaaaaaggcgtcaatttgaattcaattccatataagaaaactttactagaaattaaattctttttcataaaatgaattacaaaTACGACCTTGCCCTAGTACTCAaaactctaatctttctaagtaacaaagcCAATTTTTGCCCTCGATCTGactctaattcatacttcacactcagcgtGTCAGCTTGTACTGCTAACGTCTGTATATGGTCAGCTACTTCTCGAGTCTGGACTACAGCTTCCTCAATAAGATGATCTCTGCTTCTAACTTGATTCTGAAAATGGTGAAGCTGTTCATTACTATGACTCTCGTTTGCTTTTAAGTGCTTGATCTGGATCTCATAATTTTGCAGCTCCATCTCTaactcttcaattcttttctccatttcttcAATCTCGCTCAAGCTAGCTTTCAACTCTATCGTAGAATTTCAGCTTCGATACTGACGAAGGGATCTTTCCAATATaatcaccctatcctttaactcACCATTTTCCTTCTAGCTTcctgacaaactcttttctaaggCCTCATTTCGCCTTTGCATCTCTTGAAATCTCTGTTCCCACTTATCGGCCTTGTCCTTTTCCCTTTGAATTTCTACTCGTCATTGTTCTGACGTCTTTCCCAGCCCAACAGTTCTTATTGACAAacgtatttttttataatccgtcttcagACTACCCAGCTCATCCTCAGCCTtgcttttctctttctttaacttttcattttcaagCTTCTGAACATCTATATCCAATCTTAAGTTCATCTTTTCCGCCTCCATTTGTTCTATCTTTTTCTCCAACTCTGCATTTCTACTTTCAAAATCTTGCTTTATAATTTCCAACTTAGAAGGAATGACTCTCAAGTGCTCTTCTATTGACTGGCCTTCTTCCTGATTTAACTTAGGtatattatcattaatcctTCTAGCCCACCATTGAtgatactcaggagttgtcattggacccacagctagcctcttcattcggcgagtttGTTTCCACGCACTAAccatctcttgaatcttctttctgtaaccatcatccttgtacgaaaattcacaatcagctaacccttgggtcgcaggtataaattgccttgacctatattgccttagcaccaataatggggcGTATCCAGTAGCTCCCCAAACCCCTAgcaaaggaacccaatcaaaactACCACACCTATACATGATCTGATCTGGAAGTAACCAAGGAGCTTTCCACTCAATGTCCTCCTCtcgaagattttgaagaattgctATCCACTTCTCCTTCGAAATGTCGTCTCTCTTGGGCGTAGCgactatctcctttagtggtgaataattttcagagaaaacccgatacgacactttatccaccttccaaaagtgactgtgaaaccacgCGAGTAGAAGttgtgcacatccaataaatctacctTCACCCATCTtccggcatgcactcaatgacctgaaagtCTCTGCCAAGATTGCTAGAATCGGTGTAACTTTCTTATCGAGCCGGTCGAATAAATCAGTGACTGTTTCATCTACATATCCCAAGGCtttagggaagacaaccaagccatatatacttaaagcaaaaacatcTAACCTTCACCTGACATCTGGGTGTGTGAGGATTGCATCTTTCAAGCCCCTCTAAGGAATGCACTTACTGTCTCTCTTTTGCTTAATTCGTGCGACAACCCACTGCTCGCTCATTCCTGTTACACTCATCAGCTTTTTgaaaaaggttggcacatttaccgctTTCGAATAGACCctgtccacttgaaactttgaacaacGGAGTAAAGCCATATATTCCTCTATCGTAGGCACTAAATCGACCTTTCCGAATGTAAAGCAATTGTAGGCAGGATTCCAGAATTGGGCGAGGGCTtgaaacaaatgcttgtctactttcacatcaagcaaataaggcaaatccctataattatcataaaagagCTGTCTAACCTCATCACTCCACTGACCCTagatttccttcaattcttgcaaattgttttgagttgcATTGATATGCGTAAAGTCCCATAACTCCGATACATGCCCatcagccaaactatcacccttttcttgctgcgtTGCCTCAGACCAAGTTCGAACAGCagcattgtcctccactttatcaagaaacccgctTTCCATGTTAAgccttctatctagcaactgaatttgaattgacaccttttatgatgaaatgaaatgccatgtcatgcaaataaaatacaaaaagtcagtataacatagaaacacaagatataatcaagaaataataaagatcCCAAATTGgttatctactagggtttagtatgATTTTACTtaaggtggattcctaagggtcattatatgaggtttggcttctagagtaaaggtgcccgaaccagcagattcctcaatcctcacccattataggctcatatggactgagttcagttcaggggaatacatttccctatggctgcacggagataaaaaatctcacgaagacataggtacgaatgtatcccgaaagcaatccactaccctacacggaggtaaaaaccttacgaaggcatagcttctcactcccacttaaaagagTAAAACtgttcaactcatgaaatgtataatgcaaacaatatttaaacaagaagataatgaatgcaaaaggatgttatgagtttttttaaatattttctcgaccttaagacaaaAGTTAAttaactttgtggctcgactctcttaaagaaaaaaaaagtccccagcggagtcgccaagctgtcgaaaccatttttttgaaaataatttttttttaggttgtcaactttaaaaaatgaaaattgggagtcgccaccaatattttattaaggtatgattggatcacctaaaaaaacggctttggtctacgtattttagaaaaaaaatgggtccgggagtcggttacgtatgaggaaggattagcaccctcattacgcccaaaaattggtacctagttaattaattaatgtcttaaggtcgaaaattttaaaaatataatctttaaaaacttaaaacgttgcATATTAAGACCCTCTTCAAttcagagaagcaaaaatgccacacccaatacgttagggcacaacattctaatttcctccaaaatgaattaggtcagaatacTTATGCAATAAAACTtgtaaaagaacatccactcatccaagatttaagaaatcacacccaatacgttagggcacgacccctttagaatcccaaactcggaatatttcctttacttttaaaagaacatccacttatccaagatttaagaaatcacacccaatacgttagggcacaattcctttagaatctcaaactcggaatatttccttcatgatttttttttaaaaaaatcttcatttcaagaaatcaatacgtcacatccaatacgttaggatacaacgtgttgaattcccaataatgagtttttagttggttttaaaagaatatccattttgaaaaagtttgattttaaaataaaaaaatgtaatgatatgctactttaaatatatcatgcaataataaatattacgataacatagaaataatacaaatatataaacaaataaatacaataatggcatgcaaaatatcaaataaatgggcAAGATAATAAAACATGTAATCCTAAATCAATAGAccaatgataaaaaaatacataagtttaaaacaattaaaataacatcaaaattaaataaattaaacatgtgaatataaaatatgttttttagtagaaatatatacataaaactatatatataataataattatttatggaagttgaaaacattattaaaatattgattttaagagaaatatataaaaaaaggactaaatcaaattaCTAGTAAAAATAAAGGGGgtaaatctgcaaataaataaagtctggaggacttaattgaacgcgcgaattacatagaggggctggaagggaaattttcccttctcctctaaaacggcacCGTTCAAACGGATctaattggaatttaaaataaattaaaggccAAAAAAAAgagtacttaattgaaaatatataaaaaggcggaggggctaaaagtgTAATTTTCCCCTTCGcgcgaaaacacgcggatcctgggtccgggtcgggtcgacgcgcggatcctccccctcCAAAACGGCGTAGTTTTGATTGGCCTATTTAAGCCAATTTTCagcctcaaattttattttccaacctttcttttaaaaaaaatccttttttaaaaaaaaacctctcaacCCTTCATCCTCCTACCATCAATTTGGTCATCGAGACGATCATCAAGCCATCAAGACCGGCCGCCGATTGATTCGGCGCCAATATGGCCGTCTCatggtaataaaaatatgaaaatctccCTTTTGGCCCTTCAAACCTTTCCAAACGCAAATCGGGGTACAAAATTCCCAAAATCCAGCAGAATATACGGGGAAATCACgaaaacctttcggtttccaGCCACCGATCCTTGGCGTGGCTCCCTCGATGCTTTGGCACCGCTTCAAAGTTAAAGAAAGgtgatttctttcctttttattttattttacaaataaagaataaaataaaacacaagagATCAAAAGAAAACGaattaaaaaatagatgtaAACCTTTGGACTGATTTTGCTCTGTATTGTATTCTTTGTAAAAAAATCGTTCTTTCTTATTAATTTCGGGTTTCCGACCCCTTTTACAATATTTtcatggctttttatagccaaagtaaaaaatacaaagaaataaatCTGCTTGATATTTTCTTGATCTGTATCTTTGAttcttgtttcctttttttgtgTTGATTTGCTATGCAAG
This genomic stretch from Gossypium raimondii isolate GPD5lz chromosome 6, ASM2569854v1, whole genome shotgun sequence harbors:
- the LOC105771975 gene encoding uncharacterized protein LOC105771975, whose amino-acid sequence is MTTPEYHQWWARRINDNIPKLNQEEGQSIEEHLRVIPSKLEIIKQDFESRNAELEKKIEQMEAEKMNLRLDIDVQKLENEKLKKEKSKAEDELELKASLSEIEEMEKRIEELEMELQNYEIQIKHLKANESHSNEQLHHFQNQVRSRDHLIEEAVVQTREVADHIQTLAVQADTLSVKYELESDRGQKLALLLRKIRVLSTRARSYL